From Macadamia integrifolia cultivar HAES 741 unplaced genomic scaffold, SCU_Mint_v3 scaffold1548, whole genome shotgun sequence, one genomic window encodes:
- the LOC122064165 gene encoding putative disease resistance RPP13-like protein 1, whose amino-acid sequence MASGSSRPRVFSQRPPTISLVNTSKVFGREEDMWKIVRWLLSPSPSNNDNNFSVPPMVGIGGVGKMTLAQLVYNDESVEKPFGLKAWVSVSEDFDVVRLTKGIIESATRLSPNSESLGLLQVKLRRSKILVTTRNKSVSSIVCTVPNDYDLKGLSNEACFALVRRHTFIDPSNWEKSMALFKREQKIKVFGQELVKKCKGLPLAMKTLAGPLRHKREDNEWKAILENEIWDLRGSEILPSLMLSYHNLPPLLNRCFADCALFPKDYVFTKFELIILWIAEGIIQLRGEKRQEVIGAGYFDELFMSSFFEL is encoded by the exons ATGGCATCTGGGTCCTCAAGGCCTAGGGTATTTAGTCAAAGGCCACCGACAATTTCTTTGGTGAATACATCTAAAGTTTTTGGTAGAGAGGAAGATATGTGGAAGATTGTTCGATGGTTGCTATCTCCAAGTCCTAGTAACAATGATAATAATTTCTCAGTGCCGCCCATGGTTGGCATAGGTGGAGTTGGGAAGATGACCCTCGCACAACTTGTTTATAATGATGAGAGTGTTGAGAAGCCTTTTGGTCTGAAGGCTTGGGTCTCTGTATCGGAAGACTTTGATGTTGTGAGGTTAACCAAAGGAATTATTGAGTCAGCCACTAGGTTATCCCCTAATTCTGAATCGCTGGGCCTCCTACAAGTGAAACTAAGAA GAAGCAAGATATTGGTTACAACACGGAACAAAAGTGTTTCATCAATCGTGTGCACTGTCCCGAATGATTATGATCTGAAAGGTCTGTCAAACGAGGCTTGTTTTGCACTTGTTAGAAGGCACACTTTTATAGATCCATCCAATTGGGAAAAATCTATGGCTCTCTTTAAAAGAGAGCAAAAAATTAAAGTATTTGGACAAGAACTTGTGAAGAAATGTAAGGGTTTACCTTTGGCTATGAAGACACTTGCTGGCCCCTTGCGACATAAAAGGGAGGACAATGAGTGGAAAGCTATTTTGGAGAATGAAATATGGGATTTAAGAGGGAGTGAGATTCTTCCATCGCTTATGTTGAGCTACCATAATCTTCCTCCACTTCTGAATAGATGCTTTgcagattgtgctttgtttccCAAAGATTATGTATTTACCAAGTTTGAATTAATCATCTTGTGGATAGCAGAAGGAATTATTCAActaagaggagaaaagagacaGGAGGTTATAGGGGCTGGGTATTTTGATGAACTGTTTATGAGCTCCTTCTTTGAGTTATAG